Proteins found in one Pseudomonas sp. P8_241 genomic segment:
- a CDS encoding alpha/beta fold hydrolase: MSTLKWVRGVNGTLGWFAPRLVASKMRLAYMTPRDLPPRDWELPLLARSERITLRFGLSALRWGQGPAVLLMHGWEGRPTQFASLITALVDAGYSVVALDAPAHGRSPGSEANVVLFARAMLEAAAELPPLQAVIGHSMGGASAMLAVQLGLRTETLVTISAPARLLGVLRGFARYVGLPPKARSAFIRQVENDVGMRAAMLDVAHYQLDMPGLIVHAEDDHLVAVQESQLIHEAWFDSRLMRLQEGGHQRVLADPQVIDGVLSLLAGRSLQSRQSA; this comes from the coding sequence ATGAGCACGTTGAAGTGGGTTCGTGGCGTTAATGGTACCTTGGGCTGGTTTGCACCGAGGCTGGTCGCAAGCAAAATGCGCCTGGCCTACATGACACCGCGGGACCTGCCGCCGCGTGATTGGGAATTGCCACTGCTGGCCAGGTCCGAACGCATCACTTTGCGTTTCGGCCTGTCAGCACTGCGCTGGGGGCAGGGGCCTGCGGTGTTGCTGATGCATGGTTGGGAAGGGCGCCCGACGCAGTTCGCCAGCCTGATCACGGCGCTGGTCGATGCCGGTTATTCGGTCGTAGCGTTGGATGCTCCGGCTCACGGGCGCTCACCGGGCAGCGAAGCGAATGTGGTGCTGTTCGCCCGTGCCATGCTTGAAGCCGCCGCCGAACTGCCACCGCTGCAAGCGGTCATTGGTCATTCCATGGGGGGCGCCAGCGCAATGCTTGCGGTGCAATTGGGGCTGCGCACAGAGACACTGGTCACCATTTCCGCCCCGGCCCGCCTTCTTGGCGTTTTGCGCGGGTTCGCCCGCTATGTGGGTTTGCCCCCCAAGGCTCGTTCAGCCTTCATTCGTCAGGTCGAGAATGATGTCGGCATGCGCGCTGCGATGCTCGATGTCGCTCACTATCAACTCGACATGCCCGGCCTGATTGTCCATGCCGAGGATGATCACCTGGTCGCTGTTCAGGAATCGCAACTGATCCATGAGGCGTGGTTCGACAGTCGTCTGATGCGTCTGCAAGAGGGCGGGCATCAGCGCGTACTGGCCGATCCTCAGGTCATTGATGGGGTGTTATCACTGCTGGCCGGTCGCAGTCTGCAATCGCGCCAATCGGCCTGA
- a CDS encoding acyl-CoA thioesterase, producing the protein MGWDRETPFIIDLQVGAEDIDGLGHANNAVYVTWLERCAWRHSQRLGLDLVEYRRLDRAMAVVRHEIDYLAAAYEGDELQLATWIVDWDERLKMTRHFQLVRPSDNTTLLRAQTTFVCIELSTGRPKRMPPEFIEGYGPALQVPA; encoded by the coding sequence ATGGGCTGGGATCGGGAAACGCCATTTATCATTGATCTGCAAGTGGGCGCCGAGGACATCGATGGGTTGGGCCATGCGAACAACGCGGTGTACGTGACCTGGCTCGAACGTTGTGCCTGGCGCCACTCCCAGCGGCTGGGGCTGGATCTGGTCGAGTACCGTCGACTGGACCGCGCCATGGCGGTGGTGCGACACGAGATCGATTACCTGGCTGCGGCCTACGAGGGAGACGAGTTGCAGTTGGCGACCTGGATCGTCGACTGGGATGAGCGCCTCAAGATGACCCGACACTTTCAGTTGGTTCGCCCGAGCGACAACACAACGCTGTTGCGCGCACAGACCACGTTCGTTTGCATCGAGTTGTCCACGGGCAGACCCAAGCGTATGCCGCCAGAATTCATTGAGGGTTATGGCCCGGCATTACAAGTCCCTGCCTGA
- a CDS encoding tRNA dihydrouridine synthase, whose translation MQIALAPMEGLVDDILRDVLTRVGGIDWCVTEFIRVNDQLLTPAYFHKFGPELLNGARTASGVPLRVQLLGSDPVCLAENAALACELGSEVIDLNFGCPAKTVNKSRGGAVLLKEPELLNQIVEHVRRAVPAHIPVTAKMRLGFDSPDGSLVCATALAEGGAEHIVVHARTKVDGYKPPAHWEWIPRVQDVVKVPVFANGDIWSVEDWRRCREISGVEDIMLGRGLVSRPDLARQIAAARAGEEVVEMTWSELLPLIQDFWLQARAQMTARQSPGRLKQWLAMLTRNYPEAAELFSVLRRETELDQVSRLLGLQVAEAA comes from the coding sequence ATGCAAATTGCTTTGGCGCCCATGGAGGGGTTGGTCGACGACATCCTGCGCGACGTGCTGACCCGGGTGGGTGGCATCGATTGGTGCGTGACCGAATTCATCCGGGTCAACGACCAGTTGCTCACGCCGGCCTATTTCCACAAGTTCGGCCCCGAGTTACTCAACGGCGCTCGAACCGCGTCTGGCGTGCCGCTGCGCGTTCAGTTGTTGGGTTCCGACCCGGTGTGCCTGGCGGAAAACGCGGCGTTGGCCTGCGAGCTGGGCTCCGAGGTGATCGACCTGAATTTCGGCTGTCCGGCCAAGACCGTCAACAAATCCCGTGGCGGCGCGGTGTTGCTCAAAGAGCCTGAGCTGCTCAACCAGATCGTCGAACACGTTCGTCGCGCCGTGCCCGCGCACATTCCCGTCACTGCCAAGATGCGCCTGGGCTTCGACAGCCCGGACGGTTCGTTGGTCTGTGCCACGGCTTTGGCCGAAGGTGGTGCCGAGCACATCGTGGTGCACGCGCGGACCAAGGTTGATGGTTATAAACCGCCCGCTCACTGGGAGTGGATTCCCCGGGTACAAGACGTGGTCAAGGTCCCGGTGTTCGCCAATGGTGATATCTGGAGCGTCGAGGACTGGCGCCGTTGCCGCGAAATCAGCGGCGTGGAAGACATCATGCTCGGCCGCGGTCTGGTTTCGCGCCCGGATCTCGCTCGACAGATTGCTGCTGCACGTGCCGGTGAGGAAGTGGTCGAGATGACCTGGAGCGAGCTGCTGCCGCTGATCCAGGACTTCTGGCTGCAAGCCAGGGCGCAGATGACAGCACGTCAATCTCCGGGCCGCCTGAAACAATGGTTGGCGATGCTGACCCGCAATTATCCCGAGGCGGCAGAGCTGTTTTCCGTCCTGCGACGTGAGACGGAGCTGGATCAGGTTTCGCGTCTGCTGGGTTTGCAGGTGGCCGAAGCGGCCTGA
- a CDS encoding Hsp20 family protein: protein MSTAFSLAPLFRSSVGFDRFNDLFETALRNEPGSTYPPYNVEKHGDDQYRIVVAAAGFQEEDLELQVEKGVLTISGGKRDANEGVTFLHQGIAQRAFKLSFRLADHIEIKAAGLNNGLLSIDLLRVIPEEAKAKRIPINGTQKPALQH, encoded by the coding sequence ATGAGTACTGCATTTTCCCTGGCACCACTGTTCCGTTCCTCGGTAGGTTTCGACCGTTTCAACGACCTGTTCGAAACCGCCCTGCGTAACGAGCCAGGCAGCACCTACCCACCCTATAACGTGGAAAAACACGGCGACGATCAATACCGCATCGTTGTAGCGGCCGCCGGCTTCCAGGAAGAAGATCTGGAGCTGCAGGTCGAGAAAGGTGTGCTGACCATCAGTGGTGGCAAGCGTGACGCCAACGAAGGCGTGACCTTCCTGCATCAAGGCATTGCCCAGCGTGCATTCAAGCTGTCCTTCCGTCTGGCGGACCATATCGAGATCAAGGCTGCCGGTCTGAACAACGGTCTGTTGAGCATCGACCTGCTGCGGGTAATTCCTGAAGAGGCGAAAGCCAAGCGCATCCCGATCAACGGGACGCAAAAGCCAGCTCTGCAACACTAA
- a CDS encoding PAS domain S-box protein, which yields MPKSVDRIPPMPRIQALDPKNSEQSWESASQLLAALNGARLGAWYWDIERGQISWSRGTQALFGFDPRQPLPANLEYLDLLPPEDRAKTIRAFHAVIGGAPLEQAMHHRIRWPDGSLHWLEVSGSLLPDKHGRPRMIGVIREITHQRQREQALSSSEKRFATLFHLCPNMVLLTRQEDGLITEANQYFESLFGWPVQDAIGRTTLELGLWVQPEQRAALVKATKAKGELVSMEVQFRASNGQIHDGILSAQKVELEGQPYLLSTFLDTTERKIAEHALKDSQERLDLALDSAQLGTWDWHIPSGMLYGSARAAQLHGMDAKPFHESFDAFFEGVPDEERDTMRDAYRSLREGPAGNYQLTYRVQLPDGTSRYLESRARLYRDENGVPLRMAGTLLDITDQVEREQKVVASEEKFATLFQVSPDPICVTGQDTGQFIEINSSFTQTFGWNTADVIGRSADEIGLWDASSKSLRRIEQVIREQGLNNVAIQVMHKDGQSLTCVISSRQINVGEQPCVVTTLRDITQQQRSEAALKASEEKFAKAFHSSPDAITITERDTGCYLEVNDGFSRLTGYLAEEVVGRTVYEIGIWAEEKQRSALLAELHTKGRVHHREMLGRNKRGELLTVEVSVEPITLNETACLLLTARDVSLLKNAEAQIRHLAYHDPLTNLPNRALLMDRLSQQLALLKRHNLRGALMFLDLDHFKHINDSLGHPVGDTVLKIITARLEASVRMEDTVARLGGDEFVVLLSGLEGSRNEVSDQVCELADTLRELLSEPMFLDGQRLQVTPSIGIALIPDHGSTPTDLLKRADIALYRAKDSGRNTAQMYHNTMQKAASERLRMETDLRLALSRGEFRVHYQPQIDARGDRIVGAEALVRWTHPQLGVQSPHEFIKVLEDSGLILEVGNWILNEACHAFKKLVDKRLVDPHRFSLCVNISPRQFRQNDFVERVESSLSSHGLPCSILKLEITEGIVIQNLEDTIGKMRRLKKLGVSFAMDDFGTGYSSLTYLKRLPVDTLKIDQSFIRDATSDPNDAEIIRAIVAMARSLDLKVIAEGVETAEQLEFLQGLECHFYQGYLHSLPLPVEEFQKLLK from the coding sequence ATGCCGAAATCTGTTGACCGTATTCCGCCCATGCCGCGTATTCAGGCGCTTGATCCAAAAAACTCGGAACAGAGTTGGGAAAGCGCCTCGCAATTGCTGGCCGCGCTTAACGGCGCGCGTCTGGGTGCGTGGTACTGGGACATTGAGCGCGGGCAGATCAGCTGGTCCCGAGGCACGCAGGCGTTGTTCGGCTTCGATCCCCGGCAACCGTTGCCGGCCAACCTGGAATACCTCGACCTGCTGCCCCCGGAAGACCGGGCGAAAACCATTCGCGCCTTCCACGCCGTGATCGGTGGCGCGCCGCTGGAGCAGGCCATGCACCACCGTATCCGCTGGCCCGATGGCAGCCTGCACTGGCTGGAAGTCAGCGGCAGCCTGTTGCCGGACAAGCACGGCCGGCCACGCATGATTGGCGTGATCCGCGAGATCACTCACCAGCGTCAGCGCGAGCAAGCGTTGAGCAGTTCGGAAAAACGCTTCGCCACGCTGTTTCACCTGTGCCCGAACATGGTGCTGTTGACCCGCCAGGAAGATGGCCTGATCACCGAAGCCAACCAGTATTTCGAAAGCCTCTTCGGCTGGCCGGTACAAGATGCGATTGGCCGCACGACGCTCGAGCTGGGCCTATGGGTGCAGCCTGAACAGCGGGCAGCACTGGTCAAGGCCACCAAGGCCAAAGGCGAGCTGGTCAGCATGGAGGTGCAATTTCGGGCCAGTAACGGGCAGATCCACGACGGCATCCTCAGCGCTCAAAAGGTCGAACTTGAAGGCCAGCCGTACCTGCTCAGCACCTTCCTCGACACCACCGAACGCAAAATTGCCGAACACGCCCTCAAGGACAGCCAGGAGCGTCTGGACCTGGCCCTGGACTCGGCGCAACTCGGCACCTGGGATTGGCACATTCCCAGCGGCATGCTTTACGGCTCGGCACGCGCGGCTCAACTGCACGGGATGGATGCCAAACCTTTCCATGAATCCTTTGACGCGTTTTTCGAAGGGGTACCCGATGAAGAACGCGACACCATGCGCGACGCTTACCGCAGCTTGCGCGAAGGTCCGGCCGGCAATTATCAATTGACCTACCGCGTGCAACTGCCGGACGGCACCTCACGCTATCTGGAAAGCCGCGCCCGCCTTTATCGGGATGAAAACGGCGTACCGTTGCGCATGGCCGGCACGCTGCTGGACATCACTGATCAGGTTGAACGCGAACAGAAAGTGGTGGCTTCAGAAGAAAAATTCGCCACCTTGTTTCAAGTCAGTCCGGACCCGATCTGCGTCACCGGACAGGACACAGGCCAGTTCATCGAGATCAATTCCAGTTTCACCCAGACGTTCGGCTGGAATACCGCCGACGTAATCGGTCGCAGCGCCGATGAAATCGGGCTGTGGGATGCATCGTCGAAAAGTTTGCGCCGGATCGAACAAGTCATTCGCGAACAAGGCCTGAACAATGTGGCGATACAGGTCATGCACAAGGACGGGCAGTCCCTGACCTGCGTCATTTCCAGCCGACAGATCAACGTCGGCGAACAGCCGTGCGTCGTCACCACCTTGCGCGATATCACCCAGCAGCAGCGCTCGGAAGCCGCACTCAAGGCCAGTGAGGAGAAATTTGCCAAGGCATTCCACTCAAGCCCCGACGCCATCACCATCACCGAGCGTGATACTGGATGCTACCTGGAGGTCAACGACGGGTTTTCGCGCCTGACCGGTTACCTCGCCGAAGAGGTGGTGGGTCGTACGGTGTACGAAATCGGGATTTGGGCCGAAGAAAAACAACGTTCAGCGTTGTTGGCTGAACTGCATACCAAGGGCCGGGTTCATCACCGGGAAATGCTCGGACGCAACAAGCGCGGCGAGTTGCTGACCGTGGAGGTCTCGGTCGAGCCGATCACCCTCAACGAAACCGCGTGCCTGCTGCTGACCGCACGGGACGTCAGCCTGTTGAAAAACGCCGAAGCGCAAATTCGTCACCTGGCCTACCATGACCCCTTGACCAACCTGCCCAACCGCGCGCTGCTGATGGATCGCCTGAGCCAACAGCTCGCCCTGCTCAAACGCCACAATTTGCGTGGTGCACTGATGTTCCTCGACCTCGACCATTTCAAGCACATCAATGACTCCCTCGGCCATCCAGTGGGCGATACCGTGCTGAAAATCATCACCGCCCGCCTTGAGGCCAGCGTGCGCATGGAGGACACCGTCGCACGTCTGGGCGGTGATGAATTCGTGGTGCTGCTCAGTGGGCTCGAAGGTTCGCGCAACGAGGTCAGTGATCAGGTGTGCGAATTGGCCGACACCCTGCGCGAACTGCTTTCCGAACCGATGTTTCTCGATGGTCAGCGCCTGCAGGTCACGCCAAGTATCGGCATTGCACTGATTCCCGATCACGGCTCGACGCCAACGGATCTGCTCAAGCGTGCCGATATTGCGCTCTATCGCGCAAAAGACTCGGGGCGTAATACCGCGCAGATGTATCACAACACCATGCAGAAGGCCGCGAGCGAGCGATTGCGCATGGAAACCGACTTGCGCCTGGCGCTTTCCCGGGGCGAGTTTCGCGTTCACTACCAACCCCAGATCGACGCCCGGGGCGACCGCATCGTCGGTGCCGAGGCCCTGGTGCGCTGGACTCACCCCCAACTCGGCGTGCAATCACCCCACGAGTTCATCAAGGTCCTGGAAGACAGCGGGCTGATTCTGGAGGTCGGCAACTGGATTCTCAATGAAGCTTGCCATGCTTTTAAAAAGCTGGTCGATAAACGCCTGGTTGACCCGCACCGGTTCAGCTTGTGCGTAAACATCAGCCCGCGTCAGTTCCGTCAAAACGACTTTGTCGAACGCGTCGAAAGCAGCCTCAGCAGTCATGGATTGCCCTGCTCGATTCTGAAACTGGAAATTACCGAAGGCATCGTCATCCAGAACCTGGAAGACACCATCGGCAAAATGCGTCGCCTGAAAAAACTTGGCGTGAGCTTCGCCATGGATGATTTCGGCACGGGTTACTCGTCGCTGACCTACCTCAAGCGCCTGCCGGTCGACACCTTGAAAATCGATCAATCGTTCATCCGCGACGCGACCAGCGACCCGAACGACGCGGAAATCATTCGCGCTATCGTCGCTATGGCCCGCAGCCTGGACCTGAAAGTGATTGCCGAAGGGGTGGAAACCGCGGAGCAGCTTGAGTTCTTGCAGGGGCTGGAGTGTCACTTCTATCAAGGGTATCTGCACAGTCTGCCGTTGCCGGTGGAAGAGTTTCAGAAACTGCTGAAATGA
- a CDS encoding LysR family transcriptional regulator — MDLANLNAFIAIAETGSFSGAGERLHLTQPAISKRIAGLEQQLKVRLFDRLGREVGLTEAGRALLPRAYQILNVLDDTRRALTNLTGEVTGRLTLATSHHIGLHRLPPLLREFTRRYPEVALDIQFLDSEVAYEEILHGRAELAVITLAPEPHALVKATPVWDDPLDFVVAPEHSLLTNGRVSLADIARHPAVFPGGNTFTHHIVQRLFEAQGLTPNIAMSTNYLETIKMMVSIGLAWSVLPRTMLDDQVARIPLPGIQLTRQLGYILHTERTLSNAARAFMALLDAQLDLPGIQG; from the coding sequence ATGGACCTGGCCAATCTCAATGCCTTTATCGCTATCGCCGAGACTGGAAGTTTCTCCGGCGCGGGCGAACGCTTGCACCTGACCCAACCGGCTATCAGCAAACGCATCGCCGGGCTGGAGCAGCAATTGAAGGTGCGACTGTTCGATCGATTGGGCCGAGAGGTCGGGCTGACCGAAGCTGGTCGCGCGCTGCTGCCACGGGCTTACCAGATCCTGAATGTCCTTGATGATACGCGCCGCGCCCTGACCAACCTCACGGGCGAAGTGACCGGTCGTCTGACCCTGGCCACCAGTCACCACATCGGCCTGCACCGTTTGCCTCCCTTATTAAGGGAGTTCACCCGGCGCTATCCCGAGGTGGCGCTGGATATTCAGTTTCTCGATTCGGAAGTGGCCTACGAAGAAATTCTCCATGGCCGCGCCGAACTGGCTGTCATCACCTTGGCGCCCGAACCGCACGCATTGGTCAAAGCCACTCCAGTCTGGGACGATCCGCTGGACTTCGTGGTTGCCCCGGAGCATTCGCTGCTCACCAACGGCAGGGTCAGCCTGGCGGACATTGCCCGGCATCCCGCCGTGTTCCCCGGCGGCAACACGTTCACCCATCACATCGTGCAGCGCCTGTTTGAAGCCCAGGGTCTGACGCCAAACATTGCCATGAGCACCAACTACCTGGAAACGATCAAAATGATGGTCTCGATCGGCCTGGCCTGGAGCGTTCTGCCGCGCACCATGCTTGATGATCAGGTGGCGCGGATACCTTTGCCGGGCATACAACTCACTCGCCAGCTAGGCTATATCCTGCACACGGAAAGGACACTGTCGAATGCTGCACGGGCCTTCATGGCCCTGCTGGACGCTCAACTCGATCTGCCAGGGATTCAAGGCTGA
- the leuC gene encoding 3-isopropylmalate dehydratase large subunit produces the protein MAGKTLYDKLWDSHLVKQRDDGSALIYIDRHIIHEVTSPQAFEGLRLAGRKPWRIDANIATPDHNVPTTPERKGGIEAIADEVSRLQVQTLDDNCDEYGIVEFKMNDVRQGIVHVIGPEQGATLPGMTVVCGDSHTSTHGAFGALAHGIGTSEVEHVLATQCLVAKKMKNMLVSVEGQLPFGVTAKDIVLAVIGKIGTAGGNGHAIEFAGSAIRDLSVEGRMTICNMSIEAGARVGLVAADEKTVAYVKGRPFAPKGAEWELAVQAWKDLVSDADAVFDTVVELDATQIKPQVSWGTSPEMVLAVDQNVPDPAKEMDLVKRDSIVRALKYMGLTANQAITDIQLDRVFIGSCTNSRIEDLRAAAVIAKGRKVASTIKQAIVVPGSGLVKAQAESEGLDKIFLEAGFEWREPGCSMCLAMNPDRLESGEHCASTSNRNFEGRQGAGGRTHLVSPAMAAAAAVNGRFIDVRELI, from the coding sequence ATGGCCGGCAAAACGCTCTACGACAAGCTCTGGGATTCGCATTTGGTCAAGCAGCGCGACGATGGCTCTGCGCTGATCTATATCGATCGTCATATCATTCACGAAGTGACCTCGCCGCAAGCCTTCGAAGGCCTGCGCCTGGCCGGGCGCAAGCCATGGCGCATCGATGCCAACATCGCGACCCCGGACCACAACGTACCGACCACGCCGGAGCGCAAGGGCGGCATCGAAGCCATTGCCGACGAGGTCTCGCGTTTGCAGGTCCAGACTCTCGACGACAACTGCGATGAGTACGGCATCGTCGAATTCAAGATGAACGATGTCCGCCAAGGCATCGTCCACGTCATCGGCCCTGAGCAGGGCGCGACCTTGCCGGGCATGACCGTGGTCTGTGGCGACTCCCATACCTCGACCCACGGCGCATTTGGTGCTCTGGCTCACGGTATCGGCACTTCCGAGGTTGAGCACGTGCTCGCCACCCAGTGCCTGGTTGCCAAGAAAATGAAAAACATGCTGGTGTCCGTCGAAGGCCAATTGCCGTTCGGTGTGACTGCCAAGGACATCGTCCTCGCGGTAATCGGCAAGATCGGCACGGCTGGCGGTAACGGCCACGCCATCGAATTCGCCGGTAGTGCGATCCGCGATTTGTCCGTTGAAGGCCGCATGACCATCTGCAACATGTCCATCGAGGCCGGCGCTCGCGTAGGTCTGGTGGCGGCTGACGAAAAAACCGTGGCTTACGTCAAGGGCCGCCCTTTCGCTCCGAAGGGTGCGGAATGGGAATTGGCTGTCCAGGCGTGGAAAGACCTGGTGTCCGACGCCGATGCAGTGTTCGACACCGTCGTTGAACTTGACGCGACCCAGATCAAGCCGCAAGTCAGCTGGGGCACTTCGCCTGAGATGGTGTTGGCGGTGGACCAGAACGTACCGGATCCTGCCAAGGAAATGGATCTGGTCAAGCGCGATTCCATCGTCCGTGCCTTGAAATACATGGGTTTGACCGCCAATCAGGCGATCACCGACATTCAGTTGGACCGCGTGTTCATTGGTTCCTGCACCAACTCGCGGATCGAAGATTTGCGCGCTGCTGCGGTGATCGCCAAGGGCCGAAAAGTGGCCTCGACCATCAAGCAGGCGATCGTGGTGCCGGGTTCGGGTCTGGTGAAAGCGCAGGCTGAATCGGAAGGCCTGGACAAGATTTTCCTCGAAGCCGGTTTCGAATGGCGCGAGCCGGGTTGCTCGATGTGCCTGGCGATGAACCCGGACCGTTTGGAGTCCGGCGAGCATTGCGCCTCGACCTCCAACCGTAACTTCGAAGGCCGTCAGGGCGCCGGTGGCCGTACGCACCTCGTTAGCCCGGCCATGGCCGCGGCCGCCGCTGTGAACGGTCGTTTCATCGACGTCCGTGAATTGATCTAA
- the leuD gene encoding 3-isopropylmalate dehydratase small subunit, translating into MKAFTQHTGLVAPLDRANVDTDQIIPKQFLKSIKRTGFGPNLFDEWRYLDVGQPYQDNSKRPLNKDFVLNAERYQGASVLLARENFGCGSSREHAPWALEEYGFRSIIAPSYADIFFNNSFKNGLLPIILSDAEVDELFQQVEANPGYQLQVDLQAQTVTRPDGKVLNFEIDAFRKHCLLNGLDDIGLTLQDGDAIATFEAKHRASQPWLFRDA; encoded by the coding sequence ATGAAAGCTTTTACCCAGCACACTGGACTTGTCGCGCCTTTGGATCGTGCCAACGTCGACACTGACCAGATCATCCCGAAGCAATTCTTGAAGTCAATCAAGCGCACAGGTTTTGGCCCGAACCTGTTCGATGAATGGCGCTACCTGGATGTGGGCCAGCCTTACCAGGACAACTCCAAGCGTCCGCTGAACAAGGACTTCGTCCTCAACGCCGAGCGTTATCAAGGCGCCAGCGTCTTGTTGGCCCGTGAGAACTTCGGTTGCGGCTCCAGTCGTGAGCACGCGCCGTGGGCGCTGGAAGAGTACGGTTTCCGCAGCATCATTGCGCCGAGCTACGCCGACATCTTCTTCAACAACAGCTTCAAGAACGGCTTGTTGCCGATCATTTTGAGCGATGCCGAAGTCGATGAGCTGTTCCAGCAGGTCGAGGCCAATCCGGGCTATCAGTTGCAGGTCGATCTGCAAGCCCAGACCGTGACCCGTCCGGATGGCAAGGTGTTGAACTTCGAAATCGATGCGTTCCGCAAGCATTGCCTGCTCAACGGCCTCGACGATATCGGCCTGACCTTGCAGGACGGCGATGCGATTGCGACGTTTGAGGCCAAGCATCGTGCGAGCCAGCCTTGGTTGTTTCGCGACGCGTGA
- a CDS encoding class I SAM-dependent methyltransferase: MTSTAQHSQVVQKQFGEQASAYLSSAVHAQGAEFALLQAELAGQGDARVLDLGCGAGHVSFHVASLVKEVVAYDLSQQMLDVVTAAAVDRGLSNVTTVNGAAERLPFADGEFDFVFSRYSAHHWSDLGLALREVRRVLKPGGVAAFVDVLSPGSPLFDTYLQSVEVLRDTSHVRDYSAGEWLRQVSEAGLHTRSTTRQRLRLEYNSWVERMRTPEVMRAAIRELQQSMGNEVREYFEIEADGSFSTDVLVLFVER; this comes from the coding sequence ATGACCAGCACCGCCCAGCACAGCCAGGTAGTCCAAAAGCAATTCGGCGAACAGGCTTCGGCCTACCTGAGCAGCGCCGTCCACGCTCAAGGTGCCGAGTTCGCGTTGCTACAGGCTGAGCTGGCGGGGCAGGGTGATGCCAGGGTTCTGGACCTGGGGTGTGGCGCCGGCCATGTGAGTTTTCACGTAGCCTCATTGGTGAAAGAAGTGGTGGCCTATGACCTGTCGCAGCAGATGCTCGACGTGGTGACGGCCGCGGCTGTCGACCGGGGCTTGAGCAACGTGACCACGGTCAATGGTGCCGCTGAGCGCCTGCCGTTCGCCGATGGTGAATTCGATTTCGTCTTCAGCCGTTATTCGGCGCACCATTGGAGCGATCTCGGCCTGGCACTGCGCGAAGTGCGTCGGGTCTTGAAACCGGGTGGCGTTGCTGCGTTCGTGGATGTGTTGTCACCGGGTAGCCCGTTGTTCGACACTTACCTGCAGAGCGTCGAAGTGCTTCGCGATACCAGCCATGTGCGCGATTATTCCGCCGGCGAATGGTTGCGCCAGGTCAGCGAGGCAGGGTTGCACACCCGCAGCACCACCCGTCAGCGTCTTCGCCTGGAGTACAACAGCTGGGTCGAGCGCATGCGCACGCCTGAAGTGATGCGCGCGGCGATCCGCGAGTTGCAGCAGTCGATGGGCAATGAAGTGCGCGAATATTTCGAGATTGAGGCCGATGGTTCGTTCAGTACCGATGTATTGGTGCTGTTTGTAGAAAGATAG